In Danio aesculapii chromosome 8, fDanAes4.1, whole genome shotgun sequence, the genomic stretch GTACATGGTAGGTGCTTGTGAATTTaacttttgttgcatgtttttttttgtgagggaggaaaccggagcacccagggaaAACCTTTAGTTTTCCTTTGAGAACAGTGGTTGGTGCGCTGTTTACATGAACTTCACAGTTCACTTAAGAGGTGATCTCATTCTCACCAAATCACGGAAATACCACACGTATGAGTTAGTCAAGCACTATATGCATTTAATCACTCGCTATTCTGACACACATATATAGGCCTACTGTAAATTGCGTgcagcagatctaatttctaatttaaatatgtaattccaaatcaaacatttaaaataaagttaatgttTAAATTTCAAAGATCTACAAGTATATCATATTttcatgcaacatatatttctaaatgtataaaaattgtaTATATGTGTACGACTTATAGCCTATATTTATAAGGTCCAAGGAACATTcgcaggttttgatgaataggctactatTTTGATGAATAGATTAATACTTTACAAGtaaagcagttttctttttactttaccaAGAACAGTacaatttttaattaacttttaaaagcacattttaatttaaatggtcaatttttatttatttttttattttttttatatttatttatttttttgtctgcaggtacagttaatgttcaaactattgataatgtttaaagtggctgacaataatacatattcttattaatagtaattaatcCGCCTCATTTTAGAACTGTGCAAAGCTGTAGTTGTTTAATTAGGCCTACGCTACTGTATTTAAACACTGGTCATTGTGGAgcgacatttttttttccaagaagGTACTtgttgaaaaaagtttgagaaccactggtttagtgtataagtgcatataCTGTAGCATAGTGTGTAATTTAGGATGCAAATAGATTCAGTTGACTTGTTTATTTTCTCAAAAAATGTGTAACATCATCTCTAGACCAGAAGGGTCAGTTGACATTTGATCTTTAGATGAATATTTCCTGCAATTCTGTAGTACTTTCTTATTCAGGATGTTTGCAATGTCACCCAAAGCTAGCATTGTGAGTTTATGCTAAAATATACCATAAGTTTTACTATGTATACTGAATAAAAACTAGTTTCAGCTGGATGAATCCACTTGCATAAATGCATGCATAGCTTTTGTCGACTCCATTTGCTGTGCCTCAGACAGCTGCATTAGTTTTATCTTCAGATTGATGTGTTTGTTCAGATGAACCTCAAATGACCCACTGTGTTATTGCACATTGAGAGCGGcgactgtttttaaatgtttcagcATATTTCTGTTAAAAGCGGCCTGTATTTCTATGCCATGCTGGTTGTGTGAAATCCATACATGATAGTTACACAAGCATCACTGCAGTATGATTCACAGAGTGAGACATGAAAAACAATTCTGGTCGGCAATTTTCCTTTTATGTTCTCCATAGAAGTACATTGATCACTTTCTAACTGTGTAAGAGAGCGTTAAAAGGGGTTATGTTTGCCATCGCATTACCCACAGGCATTATCTATGACCAAAAAATCCACTTCAGCAAATTCAGTCTCTGTGGGGCATGAAGACTTTCACCTGAAAAGTCTTAGCGGTAAACAAAAGTCATCTATCTTCCCAAATGATCCAGGGAGTGCATCTCCACAGCTATGATGTCCCTCATGCGGGAGAGAATACTTTCATTTTTCCAAGCCATCCTTGCTCTGAAttacatgtcactttaaataGGTTGTTTGGCTGAGATGATGAGATGTTGGCTCAGgtgaaagtgagagagagaaagggaaagtTTAGGCGGGGGGAATAGGCAGCACCAGCAGATGGTTGGGACTGTGTATAATGTCATATATTACTGGCACAAGCAGAAGGTCTGAGCTGATGCTATATTCCCAGATAAACTGACATTTGCTAtgtgggtatgtgtgtgtttgcatgtgcgcTGAGGGAATTCTGTATTATTATAGATCATGAACTGCATGAACAATGCACTGGGTGACCTGCTTCAATGTGCTAGACCATTAAACAGGCTTGTGGCTGTTTGACACATTGTTACCCCCTTTGTTCTGGCAACAGCAGTTGTAGCAGATCATATCTATTCATATCCATGCTGAAATTAATTTGAGAGTTGTCACTATTCAAATAGAGTTAAACCTATTtaacattaattcaattcaattcacctttatttgtatagcgcttatacaatgtagattgtgtcaaagcagcttcacataaaaggtcatagtaaataggaacagtgtagttcagtttgtagtgtttaagttcagttcagtttagctcagttcagtgtggtttaataatcactactgagagtccaaatattgaagagcaaatccaacgatgcgcagctctacagatcctgaaccatgcaagccagtggcgacagcggagagggaaaaaaaacttcactaaaggcggaagtgaagaaaaaaaaccttgagagaaaccaggctcagtagggcacgaccattttaatttctccgctggccaaacgtcttgtgcagagctgcagtctcagtggcggaggctggaagctggcctcagcgaagactcgtctgtctctggagcgtcataggaaacagtctcatgttctccactcttccatgaccatcgcagtagttgttcaggattcggccaggtccaggatatggaaaccttgggatcatctcgtcgttggtcttggatcgaatcagtgactctgcatagtctgagggcctcgggaagagtatccccaggtggaaatggagaataaagaaaataattagcgtagctgatgttcacagtgtatatcagcaagatgcataacctgtgtggaagccctttaagtggtgcactaagtgtatgctttactgaacagataggtctttaatctagttttgaattgggagagtgtgtctgagcctcggacgttatcaggaaggctattccagagtttaggagctataaatgagaaggctcgacctcctttactcgactttgctattctaggtactaccagaagtcctgagttttgagatcttaaagagcgagttggattgtagcgagacagaagattggttagataagcaggagctagattatttagagctttatatgtaagaagcagtattttaaattcaatacgaaacttaacaggcagccagtgtaaggaggataaaattggggtgatgtgatcaaattttctagacctggttagaactctggcagctgcattttgtactaattgaagtttgttaatagaggatgctgggcagccagcaaacagagcattatagtagtccagcctagaagtcataaaagcatggactagcttttctgcatctgagatggatagcatacttcgtaacttagctatatttctcagatgaaagaaagcagtttttgtgacatgggaaatatgatttttaaaagttaaattgctgtctaatatgacacccagatcttttatagtagaactaacgctaactttgtatccctctaattgtaggtcgagttgtgagatctgctgtgtacaggatttaggcccaataagtaataattctgttttgtctgagtttaagagaagataattgttggtcatccagtctttaacatctttaatacactcagttagcttggacagattagacgtctcgtcaggtttagttgaaatatataattgagtatcatctgcatagcagtgaaagctgatcccatgtcttctaataatgtctcccaggggtagcatgtatattgtaaacagtaaagggcctaaaactgatccttgaggcaccccgtattttactgggctgatttgtgaaggctgtccatttatatttacaaactggtaacggtcagataagtatgacttaaaccattgtagggcctgtccctggacacctgtagactttaagcgattaataaggataccatggtcaatggtgtcaaatgccgcactaagatcgagtagaactaatagcgagatgcacccttggtcagcagctaagagtaaatcgttggttattttcactaatgcagtttctgtactgtgatgagctctgaaacctgactggaacacttcaaaaacattgttggtctgcagaaaggagcataattgagcagaaacaactttttctagtattttagatataaatggaaggtttgaaataggcctataattagctaagttgctgggttccagttgtggtttcttaataataggtttaataacagctaacttgtaaggatttggaacatggcctaaagataaagaagagttgataatgttaagaagaggttctcctataacaggtagcaattctttcagtaactttgttggaattgggtccaatatacacgtagctgatttagagctatttataattttgtctagctcttcctgttctatgattttaaagcactgtaggttatttagattcagaggcgtgtttactggatctgaagtataaggcggtgcagaaagtttaatatctcctattttctgtctaaagctttctattttattactgaaaaaattcatgaagtcatcactactaatttgcggtggaacgttttgttccaaagatgaccgattatttgttaatttagcgatggtgttaaataagaatctaggattgttttgattattttctatcagtttgcggaggtgctcagccctggcagattttaaagccctcctatagctggacatactgtctttgtatgcaattctaaagacttctaaattagtttttttccatttacgttccagggcacgggttgctgttttgagagcgcgggtatgactattataccacggtgtagttttattctctctagccttttttagtttgatgggtgccacagtatttaaagtgctagtaaagatggcatccatactgctggttactacatcaaggtcatttgcgtttgcgggtgcatttcgaagtagagaaagatcaggtaagttatttataaattcatctttagtggatggaacaatagttctactaggacgatatatcggagcggatctgctaatttcaggtaaacacagcttatatagtaagaggtagtggtctgtaatatcatcactttgtggtataatgtctacatcagtgacctcaattccataagacagaattagatctagtgtatgctttaggcgatgagttggaccaataacattttgctttattcctagtgagaccagcaagtccgtaaacgcgagccctaatgtgtcgttagcgtcatctatgtggatgttaaagtctcctacaattagtattttatcagttttaactagtaagtcagagataaaatcagaaaactcttttagaaaattgacatagggtcctggaggtctatatatggtgattagagcgagagataacataggtttttgcatagtgtttggaaggacaacattaagcgctagtacttcaaaggagctaaacataagtccgtttctctgattaacattaagaatatcactaaagattgacgcgactccaccaccacgaccagtttgacgagcctcatgtttatataagaatcctggaggagttgcctcatttaaactaatatagtcattttgtttcagccaggtttcagtgagacagagtgcattaagattgttatctgttattatttcatttatgataagtgctttaggtgctagtgacctgatgtttaggagaccaagcttcatgaaatttgtattttcactttttagtgttttttctggtttaattcttaatagattatttctggagcacacagtacgtttgtttcttgatctaataatacgaggaacagacacagtctctatgtggttagttaggtatgcattactgttatttatgtgggacgaataggagtctgtgtggctaaattgtgaattttgtgaatttttacttactagtcagatagagcgaagtattctggtgatgttgtccgacaggagttcagctccagctcgactggggtgcagcccgtcagcgcggaaaagcctaggacgctcccagaaaagattccagttattggcaaagagcaatttctgttcttcacaccatgttaatagccattcattcagagcaaaaagtctactgaacctttcatttcctcggcggtaggtaggaagcggtccagaaacgatgatctgcgtggcgggcgaagtgcgtcgaaccgtctcgatcaggctcctgaagtccttcttcaggatctccgtctgccggagcccggtgtcgttcgtccccacgtggaggacggcggcaccgaggctctcggcagcgctcaggatagtaggtatctgtgcagaaatattcttaactcgggcaccagggaagcagaaagtgcgtactttgttacctttggaggaagtggagcggacgtggcggacgattgagtcgccaatgatggcaacatcgcgacccgtctcgcggagaggggcgaagcggttctccgtggggatctcgaacaccggaggaggagacgttctgccccgggacctggcaagcaccttacgcggttgcacccaggggccgtggtagccgggagtcggcgtgaacgacgcctgggtgcaccgcgtcctcggtgcgctgggcctggacagagaaacaagcggggttgaagaaactgggagattgtcgttgtatcggacacttacctcagacgagcgagttcgggttaagagcagagccctgatgccatctcgcttcgtctccagcgagcgaatctgggactccaccgcttccagctccagctccagcgcctccatcgatgcctctcctgcactcaaggacagacacgcaagcgacattgtacaaggtgaagagcaaagccagaaagtgagaaaataaatgagtgaaagaggttggtagctttagctgaccagcggtgctagcaggctaaagctacaaacaccaagcggatgctcgagagacagaacgtttaaaagtagatttgtttgtatgagtgtgttaggggattgttcactccaagtaggagagataaatatttagtgaatgaggaggtattttatgataaaaatgtaaattgcgaatctaaactccaaacaaacgcagcgaactccaaacaaacgcagcg encodes the following:
- the LOC130233378 gene encoding uncharacterized protein LOC130233378 isoform X2, encoding MSLACLSLSAGEASMEALELELEAVESQIRSLETKRDGIRALLLTRTRSSEVSVRYNDNLPVSSTPLVSLSRPSAPRTRCTQASFTPTPGYHGPWVQPRKVLARSRGRTSPPPVFEIPTENRFAPLRETGRDVAIIGDSIVRHVRSTSSKGNKVRTFCFPGARVKNISAQIPTILSAAESLGAAVLHVGTNDTGLRQTEILKKDFRSLIETVRRTSPATQIIVSGPLPTYRRGNERLFRADGLHPSRAGAELLSDNITRILRSI
- the LOC130233378 gene encoding uncharacterized protein LOC130233378 isoform X1, giving the protein MSLACLSLSAGEASMEALELELEAVESQIRSLETKRDGIRALLLTRTRSSEVSVRYNDNLPVSSTPLVSLSRPSAPRTRCTQASFTPTPGYHGPWVQPRKVLARSRGRTSPPPVFEIPTENRFAPLRETGRDVAIIGDSIVRHVRSTSSKGNKVRTFCFPGARVKNISAQIPTILSAAESLGAAVLHVGTNDTGLRQTEILKKDFRSLIETVRRTSPATQIIVSGPLPTYRRGNERFSRLFALNEWLLTWCEEQKLLFANNWNLFWERPRLFRADGLHPSRAGAELLSDNITRILRSI